A genomic region of Dactylococcopsis salina PCC 8305 contains the following coding sequences:
- a CDS encoding N-acetylneuraminate synthase family protein, whose product MNFKIGNREIGDSYPCFITFEAGATHSGVEYAKKLVQLAAQAGADAVKFQIYDVDRLVSDKKQLFSYKVLVDRESGNTEEVQEPLYDILLRRSLTQNEWKEVKATADQEGLAFFATVGFPEDIELLQELKCDSIKIASADVNHHPLIRQAAKTGMCIQLDTGNSTIGEIEEAVDLVLQEGNDNLIIHQCPSGYPARLESINLNIIPTLKQMFQVPIAYSDHTPGWEMDVAAVALGANLVEKTITLDRTTRSVEHIFSLEPSDMKQFVQTIRDLETAFGSTRRLMSESERNKRLATRRSCYYVHALQKGDLITEEAIDYRRPGYGLSPKEVTKLIGNRVRQECPEGKQVEWTDLE is encoded by the coding sequence ATGAATTTCAAAATCGGGAATCGCGAAATTGGAGATAGCTATCCCTGCTTTATCACATTTGAAGCAGGAGCAACTCATTCAGGAGTAGAATATGCCAAGAAATTAGTACAGCTTGCTGCTCAAGCGGGTGCAGATGCTGTTAAGTTTCAAATCTATGATGTTGATCGTTTAGTTTCTGATAAAAAACAATTATTTAGTTACAAAGTTTTAGTGGATCGAGAGTCTGGAAATACAGAGGAAGTTCAAGAACCTTTATACGATATATTACTTCGACGGAGCTTAACTCAAAACGAATGGAAGGAAGTTAAAGCGACGGCTGACCAAGAAGGACTAGCATTTTTTGCAACAGTAGGATTTCCAGAAGATATTGAATTGTTACAGGAATTAAAATGTGATTCGATTAAAATTGCTTCTGCTGATGTTAATCATCATCCTTTAATTCGGCAGGCAGCAAAAACAGGAATGTGCATTCAATTAGATACTGGTAATTCGACAATTGGTGAAATTGAAGAAGCAGTTGATTTAGTTTTGCAGGAGGGAAATGACAACTTGATCATTCATCAATGTCCTTCAGGATATCCAGCCCGCTTAGAAAGCATTAATTTGAATATTATTCCCACCTTAAAGCAAATGTTTCAAGTTCCAATTGCTTACTCTGACCATACACCAGGTTGGGAAATGGATGTTGCAGCAGTAGCACTTGGCGCCAATTTAGTTGAGAAAACCATCACACTTGATCGTACCACTCGCAGTGTTGAGCATATATTTTCTCTTGAACCTTCTGATATGAAGCAGTTTGTACAGACAATTCGAGATTTGGAAACCGCTTTCGGCAGTACCCGTCGTTTAATGAGTGAATCCGAGCGAAACAAGCGTCTTGCCACTAGAAGAAGCTGTTATTATGTTCATGCCCTGCAAAAAGGAGATTTGATTACAGAAGAAGCAATCGACTATCGACGACCTGGATATGGTCTTTCACCCAAAGAAGTCACGAAACTAATTGGGAATCGAGTGCGCCAAGAATGTCCAGAGGGGAAACAAGTTGAATGGACAGATTTAGAATGA
- a CDS encoding acylneuraminate cytidylyltransferase family protein → MSDINLGKVLALIPAKGASQRLIQKNLRSLGGRSLLSWTVRVALASQCFDRVVVSTEDQKIAEVSSNLGADVPFLRPEKLAVDPAGVVDVCLHALEQLEAQSDQFDTLVILLPSSPFRAVADIKGAINRYLESKADFLMSVTQLEHSPLSSLILDETGFLKPLHPEWIGHLGAKAKKEQIPNLVRCNGAITIVNVERFKQEKQYYAYPLAAYEMPWLRGLDIDTEQDIWFGEFLLEQSLIEEEKLLQ, encoded by the coding sequence ATGAGTGATATTAATTTAGGAAAAGTATTAGCTTTAATTCCTGCTAAAGGTGCATCTCAACGCCTCATTCAAAAAAATTTAAGGTCTTTAGGGGGGCGTTCCCTTTTATCTTGGACGGTAAGAGTAGCCTTAGCTTCTCAATGTTTTGACCGAGTGGTTGTTAGCACCGAAGATCAGAAAATTGCTGAGGTATCTAGCAACTTAGGAGCAGATGTTCCCTTTCTCAGACCAGAAAAATTAGCAGTTGATCCAGCAGGTGTAGTAGATGTTTGCTTACACGCTTTAGAACAATTAGAAGCTCAGTCTGATCAATTTGATACTTTAGTTATTTTATTACCATCTTCTCCCTTTCGAGCCGTTGCCGATATAAAAGGAGCAATTAATAGATATCTAGAGAGTAAAGCTGATTTTTTGATGAGTGTTACACAATTAGAACATTCTCCTCTAAGTTCTCTGATTTTAGATGAGACAGGTTTTTTGAAACCACTTCACCCAGAGTGGATCGGACATTTAGGAGCGAAGGCAAAAAAGGAACAAATTCCCAATTTGGTTAGATGTAACGGTGCAATTACGATTGTTAATGTTGAGCGATTTAAGCAAGAAAAACAATACTATGCTTACCCACTTGCAGCTTATGAAATGCCTTGGCTTCGGGGTCTTGATATAGATACTGAACAAGACATTTGGTTCGGTGAATTTTTATTAGAGCAATCATTAATTGAGGAAGAGAAATTACTACAGTGA
- a CDS encoding class I SAM-dependent methyltransferase — protein MTSYKTEQENFWSGEFGDDYITRNRGEFSIASNLALFSKILSKTHKVRSLIEFGANIGLNLQAIQLLLPEVKISAVEINSTAVKELEKMGGGNC, from the coding sequence ATGACAAGTTATAAAACCGAGCAAGAAAATTTTTGGTCAGGAGAATTTGGAGATGACTATATTACTAGAAATCGTGGTGAGTTTTCGATAGCGAGTAATTTAGCTCTTTTTTCTAAAATCCTATCAAAAACTCATAAAGTGCGTTCTTTGATTGAATTTGGTGCAAATATTGGCTTAAATTTACAAGCAATTCAATTGCTACTACCTGAAGTTAAAATTTCGGCTGTAGAAATTAATTCTACTGCTGTAAAAGAGTTAGAAAAAATGGGGGGGGGTAACTGTTGA
- a CDS encoding pseudaminic acid biosynthesis-associated methylase, with product MPQNKFDFTLIKGVLIHINPDYLSKVYEILYQSSNRYICVVEDYNPSPVTVNYRGHQDRLFKRDFAGEMLDKFQDLSLIDYGFVYHRDTNFPQDDLTWFLLEKR from the coding sequence TTGCCACAAAACAAGTTTGATTTTACCTTAATTAAAGGAGTATTAATTCATATTAACCCTGATTATTTATCTAAAGTTTATGAAATCTTGTACCAAAGTAGCAATCGTTATATTTGCGTAGTAGAGGATTACAATCCTAGTCCTGTAACGGTAAATTATCGAGGTCATCAAGATCGTTTATTTAAGCGTGATTTCGCTGGTGAAATGCTAGATAAATTTCAAGACTTATCTTTAATAGATTATGGTTTTGTTTACCATCGAGATACTAATTTTCCTCAAGATGATTTAACTTGGTTTTTACTAGAAAAAAGATAA